One window from the genome of Paramisgurnus dabryanus chromosome 24, PD_genome_1.1, whole genome shotgun sequence encodes:
- the gpr52 gene encoding G-protein coupled receptor 52 encodes MNRSGLIDPVPAANSSFSGHFIVTLNHSCPLGWGQNKVLEACVLETAVIVLLTVLIIAGNLTVIFVFHCAPLLHHYTTSYFIQTMAYADLLVGLSCLVPTLSLLHFPAGVQEPLTCQVFSYVISVLKSVSMACLACISVDRYLAITKPLSYNQLVTPCRLRCCIVLIWIYSCVVFLPSFFGWGKPGYHGDIFEWCAHSWPTSALFTGFVVCLLYAPATLVVCFTYFHIFRICQQHNREISERRARFPSQEMETAEGGHPTGHGPDRRYAMVLFRITSVFYMLWLPYIFYFILESFHVLNSPALSFVTTWLAISNSFCNCVIYSLSNSVFRLGMRRLSQTLCSFSPCAHDDKDFGEPKPRKRANSCSI; translated from the coding sequence ATGAACCGGTCAGGACTGATCGACCCGGTCCCTGCTGCAAACAGCAGCTTTAGCGGCCATTTCATCGTGACTCTAAACCATTCCTGCCCCCTGGGTTGGGGGCAGAACAAGGTCCTGGAGGCGTGCGTCTTGGAGACGGCCGTCATCGTATTGCTGACGGTGCTTATCATTGCAGGGAATTTGACCGTGATCTTCGTGTTCCATTGTGCACCATTGCTACACCATTACACCACAAGCTACTTCATCCAGACTATGGCCTATGCTGATCTGTTGGTAGGGCTAAGCTGCCTGGTGCCCACCCTTTCGCTGCTACATTTTCCAGCTGGTGTCCAAGAGCCGCTTACCTGTCAGGTGTTCAGCTACGTTATCTCCGTCCTCAAGAGCGTTTCAATGGCATGCCTGGCTTGCATTAGCGTGGACCGCTATTTGGCTATTACCAAGCCCCTATCCTACAACCAGTTGGTAACTCCTTGCCGCCTACGTTGTTGCATCGTTCTCATATGGATCTACTCGTGCGTGGTGTTTCTCCCTTCTTTCTTCGGCTGGGGTAAGCCAGGATACCACGGGGATATCTTCGAATGGTGCGCTCACTCTTGGCCCACGTCTGCACTCTTCACCGGCTTCGTGGTCTGCCTTCTGTATGCTCCTGCCACCCTGGTGGTCTGCTTCACCTACTTTCACATCTTTCGCATTTGTCAGCAACACAACCGGGAAATCAGCGAACGAAGAGCGCGCTTCCCGAGCCAGGAGATGGAAACTGCTGAGGGTGGCCACCCCACAGGTCACGGGCCAGATCGGAGATACGCCATGGTACTCTTTCGGATCACCAGCGTGTTCTATATGCTGTGGCTCCCGTACATTTTCTACTTCATTTTGGAGAGCTTCCACGTGTTAAACAGTCCCGCTCTCTCCTTTGTGACCACCTGGTTAGCTATTAGCAACAGCTTCTGCAACTGCGTAATTTACAGTCTGTCCAACAGCGTTTTCCGGTTGGGAATGCGTAGACTCTCGCAGACGCTCTGCTCCTTCAGCCCCTGTGCTCATGACGACAAGGACTTTGGAGAGCCAAAACCGAGAAAGAGAGCCAATTCTTGCTCCATTTGA